From Paenarthrobacter sp. A20:
CACTGGGAGTGGCACTACAAGTCCGGCACGCTGGTCACGGCACAGCCCCTATGGCGGCACCCCGATGACCGCGGCTACCGCGACGATCCTGAGGAAGCCCGCATCCTGGAATCGCTGGGCCGGCCGTGGGACGTTGTTTCAGCGCTGGCCGAGTCTGCCACGGGCGGTTGGGGTACACCGCGCCTCGCTGCATCGGTGGAACTTGGTGGTCTGGACACCCTGGCGTTCACCGAAGAGGTGCTGCCCGCACTCAGGGAACTGCCCGACGTCGTGGTCGAAACCTCCGGTGACATCGCTGATTACCGTGAGGCCGCCGAGGCACCCGTGGTGTCCATTTCCACCAAGGAAACGGCCAGCGGCGACTGGTTCGACCTCGGCATCGTGATCACCCTCGAAGGCGAACCCGTCTCCTTCGCCGCAGTGTTCTCAGCCCTTGCAGCCGGGATGAGCCGCATGCTGCTGCCCAGCGGCGCGTACTTCTCGCTGGACCTGCCCGAGCTGCACCAGCTGCGCGCACTGATCGACGAAGCCCGCTCCCTGCAGGACAACCCGGACAACAAGGACGGCACCCTGCAGATCAGCCGCTTCCAGGCCGGGCTCTGGGACGAGCTCGCCCAGCTGGGGATCGTGGACGAACAAGCGGCCGCGTGGCGTGAGGCTGTGGGCGGATTGCTCGACGACGGCGTGACCGGCCTGCCGCTGCCGGCCGGCCTTAACGCTGAGCTGCGTCCGTACCAGTTGGAGGGTTTCAACTGGCTGAGCTTCCTGTACAAGCACAGCCTCGGCGGTGTGCTTGCTGACGACATGGGCCTGGGTAAGACTGTGCAGGCCATTGCGCTGATTTGCGCGGCGAAGGACCTGGCAGCGGAGACTGCCGCTGCCGCCCAGGGTGACTCTGTTGAGGTAACTCCGCGCGCTCCCTTCCTGGTGGTTGCCCCGACGAGTGTCGTGAGCAACTGGGCGTTGGAAGCGCAGCGGTTCGCTCCCGGGCTCGTGGTGCGGACCGTCGGTGAAACTTTCGCCAAGAGTGGCCAGTCCCCTGTCGAAGCTCTGGCGGGCGCCGACGTCGTTATTACGTCTTATGCCCTGTTCCGCATTGATTACGATGCCTACGCGTCGTTCCACTGGGCAGGACTGATGCTGGACGAGGCGCAGTTCGTCAAGAACCACCAGTCCAAGGCCTACCAGTGCGCGCGCAAACTGCCAGCCCGTTTCAAGCTGGCCATCACGGGCACGCCGCTGGAGAACAACCTCATGGAGTTCTGGGCGCTGACGTCCATCGTGGCGCCGGGACTGTTCCCGAGCCCCAAGCGGTTCGCCGAGAACTACCAAAAGCCGGTCGAGAAAAACGGTGACTCGGCGCAGCTGGGCAAGCTCCGCCGTCGTGTCCGTCCACTCATGATGCGCCGCACCAAAGAGCAGGTCATCAAGGACCTGCCGCCCAAGCAGGAACAGATCCTTGAGGTGGTGCTGAACCCGCGGCACCAGAAGGTCTACCAGACGCACCTGCAACGCGAGCGGCAGAAGATCCTGGGGCTGATCGATGACGTGAACAAGAACCGCTTCACGATTTTCCAGTCGTTGACGTTGCTGCGGCAGCTGAGTCTGGACGCGTCACTAGTGGATTCTTCGTTGTCCGGCGTGCGGTCCTCGAAGCTCGATGTGTTGTTCGAGCAACTGGAGGACGTCATTTCCGAGGGCCACCGGACGCTGATCTTCAGCCAATTCACGGGGTTCCTTGGGAAGGTCCGCGAGCGCCTGGACGAAGAGGGCGTGGAGTACTGCTACCTCGATGGCAGCACCCGGAACCGTGGTGATGTGGTGAGCGAGTTCAAGAACGGTGCCGCTCCGGTGTTCCTGATCTCGCTGAAGGCCGGTGGCTTCGGGCTCAACCTGACCGAGGCCGACTACGTGTTCCTGCTGGATCCTTGGTGGAACCCGGCGTCGGAGGCACAGGCTGTGGACCGCACGCACCGCATCGGGCAGGCCCGGAACGTCATGGTCTACCGGCTGGTTGCCAAGGACACCATCGAGGAGAAGGTCATGGCGTTGAAGGCCAAGAAGTCGCAGCTGTTTGCAGATGTGATGGAGGGCGACGCGCTTGCCGGTGGCTCGTTGACGGCGGATGACCTGGCGGCGCTGTTCGCGGAGTGACCTCCCCGAACAGCGCGCGCTGGTTCAGTCGACCCGTGTGGAAGCTGACTGAATGATCTTGGCGAGGTCGCGGGGGCGGCTCCACATGGGCCAGTGCCCCGTGGGGAGGTCAATGACGTCGAGATTTTCGATGTTCGCGACTTCAGCAAACATGGGATGGCCCGTTCTGGCTAGTTCCAGCACCTGCGCGCCAGGGATCGAGCAGCACACCAGGGTGGTCCGGATCTGGCGACGGGCATCGTTCATGAGTTCGACGGGCTGACGCAGCACGGGGCCAGGCTCCGGGACGGCCCGGGCACGAAAACGCTCGAGGACTTCCATGCTCAGGCCTTCGAGACTTGCCTGCTGTGCGAGGACTTCGAAGGACGGCAGCGGGAGCTCCATCACCCCTTCCGGGAGATCCGGGGCGAACACGCTCCCTGTTGCCAGAGGACCTGAGTCGACCCACACCACCCGATGAACAAGCTCAGGGTGTCGGTCAAGGACAAGGCTGACAGGGCCGTTCGCCCCACTGTGAGCCACGATAGTAGCGGGCCGATCTTCGGAAACCCCGTAGTGCGCAAGAATTTCCAGGACGGCCGCAGCTTGATCGTCGAGGGTCTTCGTATCCCGCTCAGGATCGTCCCCATCGAGACCGGGGAGCGTCACCGCAACTGCGCGGGAGTGGTCCGTTTCCAAATGTTCAAGGACTTCATCCCACGCCCAAGCGCCCAGCCAGTGGCCGGCGATAAGGATGATGCCCGGACTGCTTGTAGTAGTTGTCATGTCACTACCCTCGCAGGCGCTACGGACAAAGGTATGTCACTATTTATGTCATGAATTTGATGCGGGCTGACAGGTGAAGCGTGCAGAACGCCTCCATGCTCTCTCCGAGTTGCTGCGTCGCAGCGGAGCGCGGGGGGTCTCCGCCGAGCGGCTGGCCGGAGAGTTCGAGGTATCCGTGCGCACAGTCAAGAGGGACCTGGATGCGTTGGAGAGCAGCGGTGCGCCCGTATGGTCGCGCCCAGGACCTGGTGGTGGGTACGGGTTGGCCGCTGGCGCTTCCCTGCCGCCTGTCAGCCTGTCCCCAGCGCAGGCCGTTGCGCTCATGGCAGCCGTGTCCGCTGCACCCGACGCCCCTTATGCCGATCTGGCAGCAGCCGGGATCCGGAAGATCGTAGATGTCCTCGATCCCAAGACCCGGGCAAGAGCCGACGAACTGGCGGGCCGGGTCTGGGTGAATGCGGCTGCCGCTTCTTCGCGCACCATCAGGTCGGCTCTGGAGGAGGCGATGTCCGAGCAACGAGTCATCCGCATGCGCTACACCTCGGGAGATGGGAGCACCACCACCCGCGACGTCGAACCCGTGCTGTTCGCCTCAACGAACGGCCAGTGGTACTTGGTTGGATGGTGTCGACTTCGCGACGCCATGCGGTGGTTCACCGTAGCCCGCATCGAGCGAGCCAGCGTCACCAAGACGGCTTGCAGCGGCCACACCATCCACGAGGTCGGGGAACCTCCCGCGAACGCCAGACCTGTGCGCGGTCGGGGCGTGTGAGTCGCTCCATCAATCCCTCAGGTCAGTTCAGTCAGTCGTCCAGCCGTACTCCCCGTAGCAGGAGCATCGTTCCGCCCACTGCGACGGCCGATGCCAGGAACACGCCTGCGGCGCCGAGCCCTACCGCCACCACGCCGATGACGCTGGGCAGCACCACTTGGCCCACCCTGTTCCCGGCAAGCCGCAAGGCAAGCGCCCGCCCGCGCTGGCCTTCCGGCGCTTGGGCTGAGAGCCAGGACATCGTCAGGGGCTGGCCGATTCCCAGCCCCAATCCGAGGAACGCCATCACGACGAAGAGCAACCACTCGGGCATCGGTATGGCGGCCACCCCCAGGGCTGCTGTGGAGATGGCCAGGCTCAGGATCAGCAACTTCATGCGCCCCAGCTTGCGGGACATGCTGCCGAGCCCCAGCCGGGACACCATGGAGAACACCGCCCTGACAGTGAGCAGGAGGCCCACAGTTGCAGCCGTGAGGCCTCGTTCGGCGCCAAGTGCAGGCAGGTAGACAACTGTCAGGTCCACGACAGCCAGAACGGTGGCGCTCGTTGCCAGGGCACGGACAACGCCCGGAGTTCTGAGGAGCGATACGGCGCTGCCCTTTGGGCCGCCCTTGGGTGTGCGCCTACCTCGGCTGACCTTTGAAGAGATCACGAACGTGGTCAGGAACATCACCAGGCTCATCGCCGCCGCGAGCAGGAAGATCGCCTGCGTATTCGGCCGAACGGAAGCACCGCCCACCACGGAAATGGCCAACGGACCGAGAGCCTGGCCCAGGGATGCGGCAAAGGTCAGGTACCCGAAAGCAGAATCCAGACGAGACGACGCCGCGTTGTTCGCGACCACCGCTTGCTGCCCCACCACACAGGCCAACTGACCTGCGCCAAGGAGCGCTGTGCCGGCCACGAGCGCCGGAACCGAGGTCCCCCAGAACAACAGAAACGCAGAACAACCCAGTACGACGGCGGCCCCGATCGCCATGAGCCGGCGCTCACCAAGGCGGTCCACCAGTCCGCCGATGGGCAGGGCGAGCAGCAGGGGAAACACAGCGTAGCTGGCGGCGAGCAGGCCCAGTGCGAAGCCGGGAACATCAAGTTCCAGTGCGCGGTAGGTGGTGGCCGGCCGGACCAGGAACGTGACGGCCTGGATGAGCGTCGAGTGGATCAGGAGGGCCGTGGAGGAACGCCTTCCGAGTTCGCCGATCATTCGACCAGGAGGCCGGAGCTGGAGATGACCCGCAAGGTCTCATCCCGTGCGCCGATGACATGGTGGAAGGCGACTTTGGCTGCCTTCTCCGCATCCTTTGAAGCGATCGCCTCGACCAAAAGCCGGTGATTGGAGAGTGCTTCGTCGCGGCGTTCGGGAGCGTTGTTGGTGAAGTATCGGTAGCGCTCAACTTGGCTGGCGATCTGCTCATGGAAGCGCTGGGCCCAGGAGTTCCCGGCGATCCTGGCGATCGCAGCATGCAGGGCAACCCCGTACTTCATGGCTTCGTCGGCAAACTCCACCATCGCAGCGTTGCGGGCCAGAATCCCGCGGAGTTCTTCAAGGTCCGCTGCGGTGGCATTGGCGCAGGCCTCCCGTGCCATCAGGGATTCCAACGCAGCGCGAACGTCGTACAGCTCGGAAATCACCTTCTCATCCAGCGCGGGAACCAGGACTCCTCCGGTGGATTGCTGTTCCAGCAGGCTCTCGGAGATCAGGCGACGGATGGCTTCGCGAAGCGGCGTGCGGCTGACTTGCAAGGCAGTGGCCATGGCGGGCTCATAGATGCGCTCACCCGGTTTCAGCTCGAGGCTGAGGATCCGGCGCTTCAACTCGCCATAGACAAGGTGCGCCCCCGTGTTTCGTGGTTGTGGATCTGCCATGTGGTGCCGCCCTGCCGAGGAAAGAAGGTGTACTTGTATACATCTATACACTCCCGGATGAGCAGCACACAACAAAAGCAACGCGGGGTCACTTACGGCCGCTTCAAGCGCCAAAAAGGGGCCGTAAGTGACCCCGCGTTGCTTGAATGCAGGTGACCACTTCCGACCAACCCCGTTCGAGCCTGTTCGAGTGCCTTGTGACGCTCCTAGCCGCCTCATAGTGTCGGCTTGCCCGGCCTTCCCGGAAGTCAGGCAAGCACCCAATGACACCCCGACGATGAGGTCCACCCATGGCGTTTTCCGCAC
This genomic window contains:
- a CDS encoding DEAD/DEAH box helicase; protein product: MPSHTDENWELAIQTPAITDRSLAAGLAYAMGSRVNGISFDAATGLLMGKVRGTGPQPYSTSAKLVRKPSGWSCTVGICSCPVRKDCKHVAALLFTAEDHPTIRAQLLSQAPGIQTSRVGSGQQGGSARPAWEQALNRLIAKPGTAPSAAGIQLALQFEVEEPAAHFSYTGRRDPMRSVRQLKARPVMMGAKGKWIRGDVSWNNLSYVSFRREFNEVHVEWLQTFLAAHGSSNGRQQPSGAMWLSLNDFAAKNLWTLLSDATKAGIPLIHSAGSEPVRVESQAAVVGLSLARLDANGTESTTPDGGLQLAPSVTVAGEPVDAATVGFLGKPANGIFFTHSGETLPGVPQQKNLITLAPIEGGITDELLEFVMDGQTLQIPAEDESRFLTSFYPKLRQSTPVQAADESVELPTLAVPTLSLLANYGNDHKVRLHWEWHYKSGTLVTAQPLWRHPDDRGYRDDPEEARILESLGRPWDVVSALAESATGGWGTPRLAASVELGGLDTLAFTEEVLPALRELPDVVVETSGDIADYREAAEAPVVSISTKETASGDWFDLGIVITLEGEPVSFAAVFSALAAGMSRMLLPSGAYFSLDLPELHQLRALIDEARSLQDNPDNKDGTLQISRFQAGLWDELAQLGIVDEQAAAWREAVGGLLDDGVTGLPLPAGLNAELRPYQLEGFNWLSFLYKHSLGGVLADDMGLGKTVQAIALICAAKDLAAETAAAAQGDSVEVTPRAPFLVVAPTSVVSNWALEAQRFAPGLVVRTVGETFAKSGQSPVEALAGADVVITSYALFRIDYDAYASFHWAGLMLDEAQFVKNHQSKAYQCARKLPARFKLAITGTPLENNLMEFWALTSIVAPGLFPSPKRFAENYQKPVEKNGDSAQLGKLRRRVRPLMMRRTKEQVIKDLPPKQEQILEVVLNPRHQKVYQTHLQRERQKILGLIDDVNKNRFTIFQSLTLLRQLSLDASLVDSSLSGVRSSKLDVLFEQLEDVISEGHRTLIFSQFTGFLGKVRERLDEEGVEYCYLDGSTRNRGDVVSEFKNGAAPVFLISLKAGGFGLNLTEADYVFLLDPWWNPASEAQAVDRTHRIGQARNVMVYRLVAKDTIEEKVMALKAKKSQLFADVMEGDALAGGSLTADDLAALFAE
- a CDS encoding YafY family protein, yielding MKRAERLHALSELLRRSGARGVSAERLAGEFEVSVRTVKRDLDALESSGAPVWSRPGPGGGYGLAAGASLPPVSLSPAQAVALMAAVSAAPDAPYADLAAAGIRKIVDVLDPKTRARADELAGRVWVNAAAASSRTIRSALEEAMSEQRVIRMRYTSGDGSTTTRDVEPVLFASTNGQWYLVGWCRLRDAMRWFTVARIERASVTKTACSGHTIHEVGEPPANARPVRGRGV
- a CDS encoding GntR family transcriptional regulator, which gives rise to MADPQPRNTGAHLVYGELKRRILSLELKPGERIYEPAMATALQVSRTPLREAIRRLISESLLEQQSTGGVLVPALDEKVISELYDVRAALESLMAREACANATAADLEELRGILARNAAMVEFADEAMKYGVALHAAIARIAGNSWAQRFHEQIASQVERYRYFTNNAPERRDEALSNHRLLVEAIASKDAEKAAKVAFHHVIGARDETLRVISSSGLLVE
- a CDS encoding MFS transporter, whose translation is MIGELGRRSSTALLIHSTLIQAVTFLVRPATTYRALELDVPGFALGLLAASYAVFPLLLALPIGGLVDRLGERRLMAIGAAVVLGCSAFLLFWGTSVPALVAGTALLGAGQLACVVGQQAVVANNAASSRLDSAFGYLTFAASLGQALGPLAISVVGGASVRPNTQAIFLLAAAMSLVMFLTTFVISSKVSRGRRTPKGGPKGSAVSLLRTPGVVRALATSATVLAVVDLTVVYLPALGAERGLTAATVGLLLTVRAVFSMVSRLGLGSMSRKLGRMKLLILSLAISTAALGVAAIPMPEWLLFVVMAFLGLGLGIGQPLTMSWLSAQAPEGQRGRALALRLAGNRVGQVVLPSVIGVVAVGLGAAGVFLASAVAVGGTMLLLRGVRLDD
- a CDS encoding alpha/beta fold hydrolase, whose translation is MTTTTSSPGIILIAGHWLGAWAWDEVLEHLETDHSRAVAVTLPGLDGDDPERDTKTLDDQAAAVLEILAHYGVSEDRPATIVAHSGANGPVSLVLDRHPELVHRVVWVDSGPLATGSVFAPDLPEGVMELPLPSFEVLAQQASLEGLSMEVLERFRARAVPEPGPVLRQPVELMNDARRQIRTTLVCCSIPGAQVLELARTGHPMFAEVANIENLDVIDLPTGHWPMWSRPRDLAKIIQSASTRVD